One Leptolyngbya ohadii IS1 genomic window carries:
- a CDS encoding DUF924 family protein translates to MNTKEYEDVLQFWFPQSFDKDQSTLAHQWLRWFRGGADAEIIEQFSLLLKRAITGELDDWLQEPRSRLALIIVLDQFSRTVYRGTPQAFAQDPKACRLALEGIEIGHYAALKTPWEKTFFFLPLGHSEDLKNLELVTRLADDLVQSASPLDRAWLEFSAEQAHRHREIVARFGRHPHRNEVLGRPSTPEELQYLAIGELVHQRSLPPHLSKFFVNA, encoded by the coding sequence ATGAACACTAAAGAATACGAAGACGTGCTTCAGTTCTGGTTTCCACAATCCTTTGACAAGGATCAGTCTACGTTAGCCCATCAGTGGCTACGATGGTTTCGAGGAGGGGCAGATGCCGAGATTATCGAGCAGTTTTCGCTGTTGCTGAAACGTGCGATAACCGGAGAACTCGATGACTGGTTGCAAGAACCTCGATCGCGGCTGGCACTCATCATTGTCCTCGATCAGTTTTCGCGAACGGTTTATCGCGGAACGCCTCAGGCATTTGCACAGGATCCAAAAGCTTGCAGGCTGGCATTAGAAGGAATTGAAATTGGTCACTACGCGGCACTTAAGACTCCCTGGGAAAAAACTTTTTTCTTCTTGCCGCTGGGACACTCTGAAGATCTGAAGAATTTGGAGCTCGTCACTCGGCTAGCAGATGATTTAGTGCAGTCAGCCTCTCCGCTCGATCGCGCATGGCTAGAATTTTCTGCTGAACAGGCACACCGCCATCGAGAGATCGTTGCCCGCTTTGGTCGCCATCCCCACCGCAACGAAGTGCTAGGGCGACCCTCTACCCCTGAGGAGCTTCAATACCTCGCTATCGGTGAATTAGTGCATCAGCGATCGCTGCCGCCTCATCTGTCAAAATTTTTTGTTAATGCTTAG
- a CDS encoding AAA-like domain-containing protein: MAIQAIAVQSEAEDDIPIDRLAAQAMSVDEALAILEQVLQPQRLNDLQQMVFCRSWLGQGYEEIAVELGYGDGYIREVGSQLWMTVSKAIGEKVTKKNVHAALRRYHQEQHLQNSLPHSLAYGALVDSHVDYPPDELEFPSGTVPLNSRFYIERPPIEEQVFREVGKPGSLIRIRAPRQMGKSSLMHRIIAYTKQEGFQMATLNLQRADRTVFDSLDRFLRWLCANVSQQLGLVPAMDEYWSKDTGSKMSCTLYFQQYVLKAIDGALVLAIDEVNRIFEYPDLAADFLPLLRSWYEDASEYELWQKLRLVVVHATEVYIPLNLNQSPFNVGLPIKLPELTLAQVQDLALRHHLSWASGESGEQHLQPLLDLIGGHPYLVRLALYSLGRQEMTLEQLLEEAPTPAGIYSEHLRQQLNLLQQDQALAIALKRVLTDEASHIEPITAYKLESLGLIRLHGDRVTPSRKLYQIYLQNELLAASTE, translated from the coding sequence ATGGCAATTCAGGCGATAGCAGTACAATCAGAAGCAGAAGATGACATTCCAATCGATCGATTGGCTGCTCAAGCCATGAGCGTTGATGAAGCCCTCGCCATTCTGGAGCAAGTCTTGCAGCCCCAACGCCTCAATGACCTTCAGCAGATGGTGTTCTGTCGATCGTGGTTAGGGCAGGGCTACGAGGAAATTGCGGTTGAGCTGGGGTATGGCGATGGGTATATCCGAGAAGTTGGCTCCCAGCTTTGGATGACCGTCTCAAAGGCGATCGGCGAGAAAGTCACCAAAAAGAATGTTCATGCGGCACTGCGGCGATATCATCAGGAACAGCATCTTCAAAATTCCTTGCCCCATTCACTCGCCTATGGTGCGCTGGTAGACTCCCATGTAGACTATCCACCGGATGAGCTGGAGTTTCCCAGTGGGACAGTGCCGCTCAATTCACGCTTTTATATCGAACGTCCGCCGATCGAAGAACAAGTCTTTCGAGAAGTAGGCAAACCGGGCAGCCTGATTCGGATTCGCGCCCCCCGACAGATGGGCAAATCGTCGCTGATGCACCGGATTATTGCCTATACCAAACAGGAAGGCTTTCAGATGGCAACCCTAAATCTTCAGCGTGCCGATCGCACGGTCTTTGATTCCCTCGATCGGTTTCTGCGCTGGCTTTGTGCCAATGTGAGCCAACAGCTCGGCTTAGTGCCCGCGATGGACGAGTACTGGAGTAAGGACACAGGCAGCAAAATGAGCTGTACGCTCTACTTTCAGCAGTATGTATTAAAGGCGATCGATGGAGCACTGGTGCTGGCGATCGATGAGGTCAACCGCATCTTTGAATATCCCGATCTAGCAGCAGATTTTTTACCCTTGCTGCGATCGTGGTACGAGGACGCGTCGGAATATGAGCTGTGGCAGAAGCTGCGGTTGGTCGTCGTTCACGCCACGGAAGTCTACATTCCCCTCAACCTGAATCAGTCTCCCTTCAACGTGGGCTTACCGATTAAGCTGCCGGAATTAACGCTCGCGCAAGTTCAAGACCTTGCTCTACGGCATCACCTTTCCTGGGCATCTGGAGAATCCGGGGAACAGCATTTGCAGCCTCTGCTCGATCTGATTGGTGGACATCCCTATCTAGTGCGTCTGGCACTCTACAGTTTGGGACGGCAGGAAATGACGCTAGAGCAACTGCTTGAAGAAGCCCCGACACCAGCAGGCATCTATAGCGAGCATTTACGCCAGCAGCTCAACCTGCTTCAGCAAGACCAAGCTTTAGCGATCGCTCTTAAGCGAGTGTTAACCGATGAAGCGAGCCACATTGAACCAATCACGGCATATAAGCTGGAAAGCCTGGGATTAATTAGACTGCACGGCGATCGGGTAACGCCTAGCCGCAAGCTGTATCAGATTTATTTACAGAATGAACTGTTGGCGGCATCTACGGAGTAA
- a CDS encoding response regulator gives MNKGDARANILLVDDTPNNIRLLSAMLIDQGYEVRRVINGQMALKTAQAHPPDLILLDIKMPDMNGYEVCQHLKAAIDTQDIPVIFISALDEVLDKVKAFAVGGVDYITKPFSEEEVFARVENVLTIRRLQRRLQEQSECFDREIQKRQQLEEQLQRQETTFQFLWNHSILGVFRTDTDGVILAANQQFIEMLGYDFLDQALRNGSPFGGGESIALSHHCVDSEYQHQVQAKLQAKQEFSGKARFRKRDGSQFTGHLSLRPRLEDSGIDGVLIELKDDQATATI, from the coding sequence ATGAATAAAGGTGATGCCAGAGCCAATATATTGCTGGTTGACGATACGCCCAATAATATTCGTCTGCTTTCTGCCATGCTGATCGATCAGGGCTATGAAGTGCGACGAGTGATCAATGGGCAAATGGCGTTGAAAACTGCACAGGCACACCCACCCGATCTCATTTTGCTGGATATTAAGATGCCAGACATGAACGGCTATGAAGTTTGCCAGCACCTCAAGGCGGCGATCGACACCCAGGATATTCCGGTTATTTTCATCAGTGCGCTTGATGAAGTTTTAGATAAAGTCAAAGCCTTTGCAGTCGGAGGCGTAGATTATATTACGAAACCCTTTAGTGAAGAAGAAGTATTTGCGCGAGTTGAAAATGTGTTGACCATAAGGCGATTGCAGCGACGGCTTCAGGAGCAGAGTGAGTGTTTCGATCGCGAGATACAGAAACGACAGCAGCTAGAAGAGCAGTTGCAGAGACAGGAAACGACTTTTCAGTTCCTATGGAATCATTCAATTCTAGGCGTTTTTCGGACTGACACGGATGGGGTAATCCTGGCAGCAAATCAGCAATTCATTGAGATGCTGGGATATGATTTTCTAGACCAGGCGCTGCGAAACGGTTCTCCTTTTGGGGGAGGCGAGTCGATCGCACTCTCGCATCACTGTGTTGATTCCGAGTATCAGCACCAGGTTCAGGCAAAACTTCAGGCAAAACAGGAGTTTTCTGGTAAAGCTCGATTTCGCAAACGTGATGGATCGCAATTTACAGGACACTTATCTTTAAGACCCCGTTTAGAAGACAGTGGGATAGATGGAGTCCTGATTGAGCTAAAGGACGATCAAGCGACTGCCACGATTTGA
- a CDS encoding HlyD family secretion protein, translated as MFNSSREVLLPEVQTQDFLPPLNSWIKFGGLFVVGTIAAAVGIASIAQYRITVKAPAVVRPVGELRIVQAAAGGTVMQVRVTPNQTVRRGDIIAQIDDSPLQTKRSQLQNGVRQLQLQILQMQAQIRSIESRIAAEQNRGDRVVAAAQAEWSQRLRDYQNQQVISQTEVAEAQATLRAAQTALDTAQVRLARYRPIAAEGALESDRLAEAELAAQQQAQEVVAARAKLQRARTALDPSHAAVAIAAERIAQERATAEATFASLTQERESLIQQQIQLQNQLELDQRELHQVQHDLGKTTITAPIKGTIAKLNLRNTGQTVQPGEEIAQIVPHETQLTIKAFIPPQEISKIKVGQPAQFRISACPYPDYGVLSGTVKTLSPDVMTPASGQTAAEPSERMPYYEVILEPERAVLSQGDRHCPIQIGMEGRIDIVSSQDTVLRSILRKARLISTL; from the coding sequence ATGTTCAACTCCTCCCGCGAAGTGTTGCTGCCTGAGGTGCAGACGCAAGATTTTCTGCCGCCGCTCAATAGCTGGATTAAGTTTGGTGGGCTGTTTGTTGTGGGAACGATCGCTGCTGCGGTGGGCATTGCTTCGATCGCCCAATACCGAATTACGGTGAAAGCACCTGCTGTGGTTCGTCCTGTCGGTGAATTGCGAATTGTGCAGGCAGCAGCAGGGGGAACGGTAATGCAGGTGAGGGTGACGCCAAACCAAACCGTGCGACGAGGAGATATCATTGCCCAAATTGACGATTCGCCGCTACAAACCAAGCGATCGCAGCTTCAAAACGGCGTCCGGCAGCTTCAGCTTCAGATTTTGCAGATGCAGGCGCAAATTCGCTCGATCGAGAGCCGCATTGCCGCCGAACAGAATCGGGGCGATCGAGTCGTCGCGGCTGCCCAGGCAGAGTGGAGCCAGCGGCTGCGGGACTACCAGAATCAGCAGGTCATTTCCCAAACTGAAGTTGCCGAAGCGCAAGCGACCCTGCGAGCAGCCCAGACCGCTCTCGATACTGCCCAGGTAAGACTGGCACGATACCGTCCGATTGCTGCCGAGGGAGCGTTAGAGTCCGATCGCCTTGCAGAAGCCGAACTCGCTGCCCAGCAGCAGGCGCAGGAAGTCGTCGCCGCACGAGCCAAGCTTCAACGCGCCAGAACCGCTCTTGATCCAAGTCATGCAGCCGTTGCGATCGCAGCCGAACGAATTGCCCAGGAACGGGCAACTGCTGAGGCGACGTTTGCCTCACTCACCCAGGAACGCGAGTCGCTGATTCAGCAGCAGATTCAGCTACAAAACCAGCTTGAATTAGATCAGCGGGAACTGCATCAGGTACAGCACGATTTAGGCAAAACCACGATCACCGCTCCAATAAAAGGCACGATCGCCAAGCTCAATTTGCGAAATACTGGACAAACGGTGCAGCCGGGCGAAGAGATCGCTCAGATTGTCCCGCACGAAACCCAGCTCACGATTAAAGCGTTTATCCCCCCGCAGGAAATCAGCAAAATCAAGGTTGGGCAACCAGCCCAGTTTCGTATTTCAGCCTGCCCCTATCCTGACTATGGCGTCCTATCAGGTACGGTCAAAACCCTGTCGCCGGATGTTATGACTCCCGCTTCTGGTCAAACTGCTGCGGAACCGTCCGAGAGAATGCCCTATTACGAAGTTATCCTGGAACCGGAACGCGCTGTGTTGAGCCAGGGCGATCGTCACTGTCCCATCCAGATTGGCATGGAGGGCAGGATTGACATTGTTTCGAGTCAGGATACAGTTTTGCGATCGATTCTGCGAAAAGCCCGCCTGATTTCCACTTTATAA
- a CDS encoding AAA-like domain-containing protein → MSNIQNGSYEYQVGGSLKTDAPSYVERQADRDLYEVLLRGELCYVFSARQMGKSSLRLRTKRQLEEIGMSCASIDMTRIGSRNITPEQWYVGIAVDLLRGLDLLGDVDFMPWWNARQHLSFIQRFSEFLETIVLPRTSGNLYIFVDEVDSVLSLNFAVDDFFVLIRYCYNQRAENPLYNRLNWVLFGVATPSDLIRDRSRTPLNIGRSITLTEFSLTEAQPLAIGLEGKVSNPQAALKEILAWTGGQPFLTQKLCRIVAEDRASIGSELRQLSQDVDLQSRDCSLDYKLPIVNQHLIDLYYQLPVQAIEKFVRSCIIDHWEAQDDPEHLKTIRDRLLHHPRSAVLLELYLTVLQRGVRCDDTSEQLDLLLSGLVVRHQGQLQVFNRIYGEVFSSAWVEKQLAVCPYGVALNAWIASDRHNEACLLQGRALDEAQHWAATHSLGELDYQFLIASQALERRQFRESLAAGQDTATRHPAQGQDEGNPSPLDNQILRNLQQTEAILSRQNAILKAQQEAAIDGILLVDEHRRVVSHNQRFRQLWRIPAELIDANSSEVLLSFVVAQMADPKAFLARVEYLYQHPTEISRDEIWFRDGRVFDRYSSPVRSESGTDYGRIWFFRDITEAKREETVRKEAEQRLETALRVKTEFIANMSHELRTPLNAIQGFSQRLLRDPALTASQQESLTIIHDSARHLSALVNHILDQARREEQATLQGTACDLPEQLTAEMLTLMPLEWVRQLHQAALYTDEQQILTLLEQIPRSHGSIASALTDIVNNFRCDRILNLTQPLLQGG, encoded by the coding sequence ATGAGCAATATCCAAAACGGCTCTTATGAATATCAGGTTGGAGGTAGCTTAAAAACAGATGCGCCGAGCTATGTCGAACGTCAGGCTGACCGTGACCTGTATGAGGTGCTATTGAGAGGAGAGCTATGCTATGTATTTAGTGCGCGGCAAATGGGGAAGTCGAGTTTGCGGCTGCGAACCAAGCGGCAGCTAGAAGAGATTGGCATGAGCTGCGCCTCGATCGACATGACCCGAATTGGCAGCAGAAATATTACGCCAGAGCAGTGGTATGTGGGGATTGCAGTGGATTTGCTGCGGGGGCTTGACTTGCTGGGCGATGTGGATTTTATGCCCTGGTGGAATGCAAGACAGCATCTCTCGTTTATTCAGCGATTCAGCGAGTTTCTAGAGACGATTGTGCTGCCCCGGACGAGCGGCAATCTGTACATTTTTGTCGATGAGGTAGATAGTGTCCTGAGCCTCAATTTTGCAGTAGACGATTTTTTTGTGCTGATTCGCTACTGCTACAACCAGCGAGCCGAAAATCCGCTTTATAATCGGCTGAACTGGGTGCTGTTTGGGGTGGCAACGCCGTCCGATCTAATTCGCGATCGATCCAGAACGCCCCTCAACATCGGGCGATCGATTACTCTCACTGAATTTAGTCTGACCGAAGCGCAGCCTTTGGCGATCGGGCTAGAGGGCAAAGTCAGCAATCCGCAGGCGGCGCTCAAGGAAATCCTGGCATGGACGGGCGGACAACCGTTTCTGACGCAAAAGCTTTGCCGAATTGTAGCAGAAGATCGGGCAAGCATTGGGTCAGAGCTGAGGCAGTTGAGTCAGGACGTAGACCTGCAAAGTAGAGATTGCAGCCTGGACTACAAACTGCCGATCGTCAATCAACACCTAATCGATTTGTACTATCAGCTTCCCGTTCAGGCGATCGAGAAGTTTGTGCGATCGTGCATTATCGATCACTGGGAAGCGCAGGATGACCCAGAACACCTAAAGACCATCCGCGATCGGCTACTGCATCATCCGCGATCAGCTGTGCTGTTAGAGCTTTATCTAACGGTATTGCAGCGAGGCGTTCGCTGTGATGATACGTCAGAACAACTGGATTTGCTGCTGAGTGGACTGGTAGTACGGCATCAGGGACAGCTTCAAGTGTTTAACCGCATCTATGGAGAAGTGTTCAGTTCCGCCTGGGTCGAAAAACAGCTTGCGGTCTGTCCCTACGGCGTCGCGCTGAATGCCTGGATTGCTTCTGACAGACACAACGAAGCCTGTCTGCTGCAAGGTCGTGCTCTTGATGAGGCGCAGCACTGGGCAGCCACCCATTCTCTAGGTGAATTGGACTATCAGTTTTTGATTGCCAGTCAGGCACTAGAGCGTCGTCAGTTTCGGGAATCTCTGGCAGCAGGACAGGATACTGCTACACGCCATCCTGCCCAGGGACAGGACGAAGGCAATCCATCACCGTTAGACAATCAAATTCTCCGGAACCTCCAGCAGACCGAGGCAATCCTCAGCCGACAAAATGCAATCTTAAAGGCACAGCAGGAAGCGGCGATCGACGGTATTCTATTAGTGGATGAACATCGGCGCGTGGTGTCCCACAACCAGCGATTTCGTCAACTGTGGAGGATTCCGGCAGAACTAATCGATGCTAACAGCAGTGAGGTATTGCTCTCTTTTGTCGTCGCGCAGATGGCTGACCCAAAAGCGTTTCTGGCGCGGGTGGAATATCTCTATCAGCATCCTACGGAAATTAGCCGGGACGAAATTTGGTTTCGCGACGGGCGCGTGTTCGATCGTTACTCCAGTCCGGTGCGATCGGAAAGCGGTACGGACTACGGTCGTATCTGGTTCTTTCGGGACATTACCGAGGCAAAGCGCGAGGAAACCGTTCGTAAAGAAGCAGAACAACGGCTAGAGACTGCACTCCGCGTCAAGACCGAATTTATTGCCAATATGAGCCACGAACTGCGAACGCCGCTCAACGCAATTCAAGGTTTTTCCCAGCGACTCCTCCGCGATCCTGCCCTCACTGCCAGCCAGCAGGAAAGCCTGACCATTATTCACGACAGCGCTAGACATCTTTCCGCTCTGGTCAATCACATTCTCGACCAAGCCCGCCGCGAAGAACAGGCGACGCTCCAGGGCACTGCCTGCGACTTGCCTGAACAGCTCACCGCAGAAATGCTGACTCTGATGCCGCTAGAATGGGTGCGCCAATTGCATCAGGCAGCTCTCTATACCGACGAGCAGCAAATCTTGACGCTGCTAGAGCAAATTCCTCGATCGCATGGGTCGATTGCCTCAGCTCTCACCGACATCGTGAATAATTTTCGCTGCGACAGGATCCTCAATCTAACGCAGCCATTGCTGCAAGGAGGGTAG
- a CDS encoding GNAT family N-acetyltransferase — protein MVISTVKFELSEPPLQEELSELTSRFEAFMRQKIPNLPPQSEDKIFMVKAINRSGCLVGGVLANCYWNGLEIDTLWVEDSERGKGLGSSLVKQAEAFGFENGAVVSFLKTVEAKGFYERLGYEVYGVLEDRPIGTVIYHMKKRLRQKP, from the coding sequence ATGGTTATTTCAACGGTGAAATTTGAATTATCAGAGCCTCCTTTGCAAGAAGAGTTGAGCGAACTTACAAGCCGTTTTGAAGCCTTCATGAGGCAAAAAATCCCTAACTTACCACCGCAGTCTGAAGACAAAATATTCATGGTGAAAGCTATTAACCGTTCAGGATGCCTTGTCGGAGGAGTTCTTGCTAATTGTTACTGGAACGGGTTGGAGATAGATACGCTTTGGGTAGAAGATTCTGAAAGGGGTAAGGGACTCGGTTCAAGCTTGGTAAAGCAAGCAGAGGCTTTTGGTTTTGAAAATGGCGCAGTTGTCTCATTTTTGAAGACAGTTGAAGCGAAAGGCTTTTATGAAAGACTCGGTTATGAAGTTTATGGTGTGCTAGAAGATAGACCCATTGGTACAGTTATTTATCATATGAAGAAGCGGCTTCGGCAGAAGCCATAG
- a CDS encoding VOC family protein, translating into MIDIGLTHIALPVANVERSIGFYATYANMQVIHRRVDAESGIPVVWLSDRTRPFVIVLIQQKEINPALTPLAHLGVGCSSRETVDRLCAQARQAGVLIDEPRDSGYPIGYWAFLRDPDGHTLELSYGQEIGLTVDQGFN; encoded by the coding sequence ATGATAGATATCGGATTAACCCATATTGCTCTACCCGTTGCCAACGTTGAGCGCAGCATCGGCTTCTACGCAACCTACGCCAATATGCAGGTGATCCACCGACGAGTGGATGCGGAAAGCGGAATTCCGGTAGTGTGGCTGAGCGACCGAACTCGTCCCTTTGTGATCGTGCTAATTCAACAGAAAGAAATTAATCCTGCTCTCACGCCCCTTGCCCATCTGGGTGTGGGTTGCAGCAGTCGCGAAACGGTCGATCGATTGTGTGCTCAGGCGAGGCAGGCAGGAGTATTGATCGATGAACCCAGGGATTCAGGCTATCCAATTGGCTACTGGGCATTTCTGCGCGATCCAGATGGGCATACCTTAGAATTATCCTATGGACAGGAAATTGGTTTGACTGTCGATCAGGGATTCAATTAA
- a CDS encoding peptidylprolyl isomerase, whose product MTRLNLLEKVGRTVSTQELLPLLATYQMMPQFLIQTILDRAIQSIACTSEETLQACQQLCQRWSLTTEAQQQDWRSHYGLSAAEFEQLATRSLRIEKFQQQTWAHQINSYFLQRKQDLDQVVYSLLRTSDEDMAQELYFRISEDEASFAELALQYSEGIERQTGGLLGPIELGALHQQLAQLLYTSPIGHVQTFRLGDWCMIVRLEKRVPAQLDESVRQRLLQEKFETWLQTQIQQLSDRDKVWLGVSQPIP is encoded by the coding sequence ATGACTCGTTTGAACCTACTTGAAAAAGTAGGACGTACCGTTTCCACTCAGGAATTGCTGCCGCTGCTGGCAACCTATCAAATGATGCCGCAATTCCTGATTCAAACCATCCTTGACCGTGCAATTCAATCAATTGCCTGTACTTCAGAAGAAACCCTGCAAGCCTGCCAGCAGCTTTGTCAACGATGGTCGCTCACCACTGAAGCACAGCAGCAAGACTGGCGATCGCACTATGGCTTGAGTGCAGCCGAATTTGAACAGCTTGCAACGCGATCGCTGCGAATTGAGAAATTCCAGCAGCAAACCTGGGCACATCAAATCAACTCCTATTTTCTTCAGCGCAAACAGGATCTCGATCAGGTTGTTTATTCCCTGTTACGAACCTCTGATGAAGATATGGCTCAAGAGCTTTACTTTCGTATCTCTGAGGATGAAGCATCATTTGCAGAACTGGCGCTGCAATATTCTGAAGGCATCGAAAGGCAAACAGGTGGACTGTTAGGTCCCATTGAACTGGGCGCACTGCACCAGCAATTAGCCCAACTGCTTTATACCAGCCCGATTGGTCATGTTCAAACCTTTAGACTCGGTGACTGGTGCATGATTGTGCGGCTTGAAAAGCGAGTTCCGGCTCAGCTTGACGAATCAGTGCGGCAGCGTTTGCTTCAGGAGAAGTTTGAGACTTGGCTTCAGACACAGATTCAGCAGCTTAGTGATCGAGACAAGGTTTGGCTGGGTGTTAGCCAACCAATTCCCTAA
- a CDS encoding peptidase domain-containing ABC transporter, with product MKYPIVQQHSEEDCGAACLATVAKYYGRTISIAHAREAVGTGTRGTSLLGLNRGAENLGFNARHVKANAQLLDRLGEVPLPAVIHWKGYHWVVLYGQRGKKYIVADPGVGLRYLTRQELAAGWENGIMLLLVPDESRFAEQMDDRLSGLGRFFQRVLPYRWILAQAIALNVVIGLLALASPLMMQVLTDDVLVRGDTQLLTIVAIGVIVMAIVQSVIGIIQAHLIGYFGQRLQLGLILEYGRKLLHLPLSYFEGRRSGEVVSRISDVDAIHSLVSQIVLGLPSQFFIAIISLGFMLFYSPTLTAASTAAFAVMTGISFLFLPALRQKTRSLIVQGTENQGFLVETFRGVQVLKTSQATPQAWQEYQTNFGRLANLGWGMMKLELYSGTVTTILSTCTSVLLLWLGSYLVINHTLSIGQLMAYNGLSGNFFGFLAAAIGLVDEFITAQVVLQRLSEVIDATPEDANDFKKPWVSLPPHTDIVCSRLQFHHAGRTDLLDNFSLRIPGGQVTVLIGKSGCGKSTLVKLLAGLYALQSGNIRYGHYNQSDLLLDCLRQQIALVPQESHFWSRSIVENFRFSDPHISFDRITEACEIVGADEFISQLPDKYQTVLGEFGANLSGGQRQRLAIARAILNDPPILILDESTGALDPASETEVLDRLLRHRQGKTTILISHRPNVIERADWIVMLDRGQVQIEGTPQELRVQPGEHLKFFNPVSFALR from the coding sequence ATGAAATATCCGATCGTGCAGCAGCATAGCGAAGAAGATTGCGGAGCAGCCTGCCTTGCCACCGTCGCTAAATACTATGGACGCACCATTTCGATCGCTCACGCAAGAGAAGCAGTCGGCACAGGCACACGAGGAACTAGCTTGCTCGGACTCAACCGAGGTGCGGAAAATCTAGGATTTAACGCTCGCCATGTCAAAGCCAATGCCCAACTGCTCGATCGACTGGGCGAAGTGCCGCTTCCAGCCGTGATTCACTGGAAGGGCTATCACTGGGTTGTCCTATACGGTCAGCGCGGTAAGAAGTACATTGTTGCCGATCCGGGCGTCGGTCTGCGCTATCTGACTCGTCAAGAATTAGCGGCAGGTTGGGAAAACGGGATCATGCTGCTGCTTGTACCGGATGAAAGCCGCTTTGCGGAGCAGATGGACGATCGCCTCTCCGGATTGGGGCGTTTCTTCCAACGTGTTCTACCATACCGTTGGATTCTAGCGCAGGCAATCGCGCTCAACGTTGTGATCGGGCTGCTCGCCTTGGCGTCGCCCTTAATGATGCAGGTGTTGACCGATGATGTCTTGGTTCGGGGCGATACGCAACTGCTAACGATCGTAGCGATCGGCGTCATTGTGATGGCGATTGTGCAAAGCGTCATCGGCATCATTCAGGCGCATCTGATAGGCTATTTTGGGCAACGGCTACAGTTAGGCTTAATTTTAGAATATGGGCGCAAGCTGCTGCATTTGCCACTGAGCTACTTTGAAGGACGGCGCAGCGGTGAAGTCGTCAGCCGGATCTCAGACGTAGACGCGATTCACTCCCTGGTTTCGCAGATTGTCTTGGGCTTGCCGAGTCAATTTTTCATTGCGATCATCTCGCTGGGCTTTATGCTGTTCTACAGTCCCACACTGACAGCAGCTTCGACCGCCGCCTTTGCAGTGATGACAGGAATCAGCTTTTTGTTTCTGCCTGCTTTGCGGCAAAAAACGCGCAGTTTAATTGTGCAGGGCACGGAAAATCAAGGCTTTTTAGTCGAAACGTTTCGCGGCGTACAGGTGCTTAAAACCAGTCAAGCAACGCCACAAGCCTGGCAGGAATATCAAACGAACTTTGGCAGATTGGCAAACCTCGGTTGGGGCATGATGAAGCTGGAACTTTACAGCGGCACAGTGACGACGATTCTTTCAACCTGTACCAGCGTTCTGCTGCTGTGGCTGGGCAGCTATTTGGTCATTAACCACACGCTCAGCATCGGTCAACTGATGGCATACAACGGCTTGAGCGGCAACTTCTTTGGATTTCTGGCGGCGGCGATCGGTCTAGTTGACGAGTTCATCACCGCGCAAGTGGTTCTCCAACGGCTCAGCGAAGTGATCGACGCCACACCCGAAGATGCCAACGATTTTAAGAAACCTTGGGTATCTCTACCGCCTCATACCGACATCGTTTGCTCGCGTCTGCAATTTCACCATGCCGGACGAACCGATCTATTAGATAACTTTTCGTTGAGAATTCCGGGCGGACAAGTCACAGTCCTGATCGGCAAATCCGGCTGCGGCAAAAGCACATTGGTTAAACTGCTGGCTGGACTGTACGCGCTGCAAAGTGGCAATATTCGCTATGGACATTACAACCAGTCAGATTTGTTGCTCGACTGTCTGCGGCAGCAGATCGCCCTTGTGCCGCAAGAGTCGCACTTCTGGAGCCGATCGATCGTGGAAAATTTCCGCTTTAGCGATCCGCATATTTCATTCGATCGTATTACGGAGGCGTGCGAAATTGTAGGTGCAGATGAATTCATCAGCCAGCTTCCCGACAAGTATCAGACGGTGTTGGGCGAATTTGGCGCAAATCTCTCCGGTGGACAGCGGCAGCGGCTTGCGATCGCCCGTGCGATTCTCAACGATCCGCCTATTCTGATCCTGGATGAATCAACCGGCGCACTCGACCCCGCCAGCGAAACCGAAGTGCTCGATCGCCTGCTGCGCCACCGTCAGGGCAAAACCACGATTCTGATTAGCCATCGTCCAAATGTAATCGAGCGGGCAGACTGGATTGTAATGCTCGATCGCGGTCAGGTTCAGATCGAAGGGACTCCGCAGGAACTGCGCGTTCAGCCCGGAGAACACCTGAAGTTTTTTAATCCTGTTTCTTTTGCCCTGCGGTAA